Proteins encoded within one genomic window of Mesorhizobium sp. AR10:
- a CDS encoding SH3 domain-containing protein, translating into MMKFYFRTAAAFAVASTVLAFTGQSHATVFAAWQVTNVPFGDTLNIRKYPSGTSQKQAAYPNGTVLQMTGKCTGGINLLDIAGQPHWKQEQKIRYRWCEVWHDPAQNGNFVTGWVYGKYITPH; encoded by the coding sequence ATGATGAAATTCTATTTTCGCACCGCTGCGGCCTTTGCCGTCGCTTCTACAGTTTTGGCCTTCACGGGCCAATCTCATGCAACCGTGTTCGCAGCTTGGCAAGTGACCAACGTGCCATTTGGCGATACGCTCAACATACGCAAATACCCGTCGGGTACGTCGCAGAAGCAGGCCGCCTATCCCAACGGGACTGTCTTGCAGATGACCGGCAAATGCACCGGCGGGATAAACCTGCTCGATATCGCCGGTCAGCCGCACTGGAAGCAGGAACAGAAAATCCGCTACCGCTGGTGCGAAGTCTGGCACGATCCGGCGCAAAACGGCAACTTCGTCACCGGCTGGGTCTATGGAAAATACATCACGCCTCATTGA
- a CDS encoding MucR family transcriptional regulator has protein sequence MDIAETPSTNSDALIELTADVVAAYVSNNPVPVGELPNLIADVHAALGRVGGAAEPPPADKQKPAVNPKRSVHDDYIVCLEDGKKFKSLKRHLMTHYGLTPDEYREKWNLDASYPMVAPNYAAARSQLAKKMGLGRKRKGR, from the coding sequence ATGGATATCGCCGAAACACCTTCCACAAACAGTGATGCGCTGATCGAACTGACCGCCGACGTGGTTGCTGCCTATGTCAGCAACAATCCGGTGCCGGTCGGCGAACTGCCGAACCTTATTGCCGATGTCCATGCCGCTCTCGGCCGCGTGGGTGGAGCCGCCGAACCACCTCCTGCCGACAAGCAGAAGCCTGCGGTAAACCCGAAGCGCTCTGTCCATGACGACTACATCGTCTGTCTTGAGGACGGCAAGAAGTTCAAGTCGCTCAAGCGTCATTTGATGACCCACTACGGTCTGACGCCCGACGAATACCGTGAGAAGTGGAATCTGGACGCAAGCTATCCGATGGTTGCGCCCAACTATGCTGCTGCCCGTTCCCAGCTCGCCAAGAAGATGGGTCTCGGCCGCAAGCGCAAGGGGCGCTGA
- a CDS encoding SufE family protein, which yields MTTTIQTIRDDFSLLDEWEDRYRYVIELGEALPPFPDGERNPANKVPGCVSQVWLTTDRGPGADPVITFTGDSDAHIVRGLVAIMLALYSQRPASEILKTDAEDTLKGLGLDEHLSPQRANGLRSMVKRIKRDAEAALKQTA from the coding sequence ATGACGACGACGATCCAGACGATCCGCGACGACTTTTCGCTCCTCGACGAGTGGGAAGACCGCTATCGCTATGTGATCGAGTTGGGCGAGGCACTGCCGCCGTTTCCCGACGGGGAACGCAATCCCGCCAACAAGGTGCCGGGATGCGTCAGCCAGGTCTGGCTGACCACCGACCGTGGACCGGGCGCCGACCCGGTGATCACCTTCACCGGCGATTCGGACGCCCATATCGTGCGCGGGCTGGTCGCCATCATGCTGGCGCTGTATTCGCAACGGCCCGCCAGCGAGATCCTGAAAACCGACGCGGAAGACACGTTGAAGGGGCTCGGCCTCGACGAACACCTTTCGCCGCAGCGCGCCAATGGCTTGCGTTCGATGGTCAAGCGCATCAAGCGCGACGCCGAAGCGGCCCTGAAGCAGACAGCCTGA
- a CDS encoding ATP-binding protein, translated as MVHPAITGQDDRLRHRRFIGVMLAAPFFTAGAAVTLVTSGLGAAVTVATIFAAFGLCWFAALLVAASGKMALAGQVALAVGGLALAGVIAAAGGLASPVTLLAVALPFEAWWIGASRRAALWGGVSALVAVLLQPFAGSVFPLGSAEIAAWHWLLPLAWALTLVPRLAAFGNAAQAQPALAKNGRLEDIIDAVVLRLARHGEVLDASAKARTILKLPPELLSGTGLFDRIHLSDRVSYLSALADMRDGAPARRLDLRVRLPQNGGGPTADNYRPFCLELVRGEMEKDIFTLVLRENDEIAGLRDDLAAASEAAASAEVAKGRFLAVVSHELRTPLNAIIGFSDMLLHEMFGGFKDPRQKEYVGLVRDAGQHLLAVVTSILDVSRIEAGAYATQPEPFRFLDAVEMCQSMMQLQAEAKNIDLQAQIAPDAGEINADRRAVQQILINLVSNAIKFTPDGGAVVVGAKRIGSRLHFWVRDTGIGIAEEDFANLGKPFMQIQNDYTRRFEGTGLGLSLVKGLVALHEGTMSIESMPGEGTTVAISFPVNGPRERSTDKIGVLPMPAARTKGEGDRNGSLRKTA; from the coding sequence ATGGTTCATCCTGCCATCACCGGCCAGGATGACCGCTTGCGCCACCGCCGGTTCATCGGCGTCATGCTGGCCGCTCCGTTCTTCACTGCAGGCGCCGCAGTCACGCTGGTCACCTCGGGCCTGGGCGCGGCCGTCACTGTCGCAACGATCTTTGCCGCTTTCGGCCTTTGCTGGTTCGCCGCCTTGCTGGTGGCGGCCTCCGGCAAGATGGCGCTCGCCGGCCAGGTTGCGCTTGCGGTGGGTGGTCTGGCACTTGCCGGCGTCATCGCGGCGGCAGGCGGCCTGGCCTCGCCGGTCACCCTGCTTGCCGTGGCACTGCCGTTCGAAGCCTGGTGGATCGGCGCATCGCGCCGTGCGGCACTGTGGGGAGGCGTATCTGCTCTGGTCGCGGTGCTGCTGCAGCCCTTTGCCGGCTCTGTCTTTCCCCTCGGTTCGGCCGAAATCGCCGCGTGGCACTGGCTGCTGCCGCTGGCCTGGGCGCTGACGCTGGTTCCCCGGCTTGCCGCCTTCGGCAATGCCGCGCAGGCCCAGCCTGCACTGGCCAAAAACGGCCGTCTCGAAGACATCATCGACGCTGTCGTCCTGCGCCTCGCCAGGCATGGCGAGGTCCTCGATGCGTCGGCAAAGGCGCGCACGATCCTCAAGCTGCCGCCGGAATTGCTTTCCGGCACCGGCCTGTTCGATCGTATCCATCTGTCCGATCGCGTTTCCTATCTCAGCGCGCTCGCCGATATGCGCGATGGCGCGCCGGCGCGCCGGCTCGATCTTCGCGTCCGGCTGCCGCAAAACGGCGGCGGTCCGACGGCCGACAACTATCGGCCGTTTTGTCTCGAACTGGTGCGGGGCGAGATGGAGAAGGACATCTTCACGCTGGTGCTGCGCGAGAACGATGAAATTGCCGGACTGCGCGACGATCTTGCTGCTGCCAGCGAGGCGGCTGCGTCCGCCGAGGTGGCGAAGGGACGGTTCCTGGCAGTCGTCAGCCACGAGCTTCGCACGCCGCTCAACGCCATCATCGGTTTTTCCGACATGCTGCTGCATGAGATGTTTGGCGGCTTCAAGGATCCGCGCCAGAAGGAATATGTCGGCCTGGTCAGGGATGCCGGCCAGCATTTGCTTGCCGTCGTCACCTCGATACTCGACGTGTCCAGGATCGAAGCGGGCGCCTATGCGACCCAGCCGGAACCGTTCCGGTTCCTCGATGCGGTCGAAATGTGCCAGTCCATGATGCAGTTGCAGGCTGAGGCAAAGAACATCGATCTGCAGGCACAGATTGCACCGGACGCCGGCGAAATAAACGCCGATCGCCGTGCCGTGCAGCAGATCCTCATCAACCTTGTCTCCAATGCGATCAAGTTTACGCCCGATGGCGGGGCAGTCGTCGTCGGCGCCAAGCGGATCGGCTCGCGGCTGCATTTCTGGGTGAGGGATACCGGCATCGGCATTGCGGAAGAAGACTTTGCCAATCTCGGCAAGCCGTTCATGCAGATCCAGAACGACTACACGCGCCGCTTCGAGGGAACCGGCCTTGGCCTGTCGCTGGTCAAGGGCCTGGTGGCGCTGCACGAGGGCACGATGTCGATCGAGAGCATGCCGGGCGAGGGCACCACGGTTGCGATCAGCTTTCCGGTGAACGGGCCGAGGGAACGCTCGACCGACAAGATCGGCGTGCTGCCGATGCCCGCGGCCAGGACGAAGGGGGAAGGGGACAGGAATGGCTCGCTCCGCAAAACAGCTTAA
- a CDS encoding DUF5330 domain-containing protein has product MVFLIRMAFWFSLVLLALPLSVGPDEAGHQSVGPIQALFAAREAVGDIAGICERKPDVCETGKSAMHTISARAKETAKIAAAMLDDDTAKPDMSVATGSVPEEIVLPATVNVPVKN; this is encoded by the coding sequence ATGGTCTTTCTGATAAGAATGGCTTTCTGGTTTTCGCTGGTGCTTCTGGCATTGCCGCTGAGTGTCGGCCCCGACGAGGCCGGGCACCAGAGCGTCGGGCCGATCCAGGCCCTGTTTGCGGCACGCGAAGCGGTCGGCGACATTGCCGGCATCTGTGAACGCAAGCCCGATGTCTGCGAGACCGGCAAGTCGGCAATGCATACGATCAGCGCCAGGGCCAAGGAGACCGCCAAGATTGCGGCCGCCATGCTGGATGACGACACTGCCAAACCGGACATGTCGGTTGCCACCGGCAGCGTGCCCGAGGAAATTGTCTTGCCGGCGACAGTCAACGTCCCGGTGAAAAACTAA